A genomic window from Halogeometricum borinquense DSM 11551 includes:
- a CDS encoding DedA family protein: MQAPLQVAQMPDELQALLHSEWAYLVLFGVFVLEGAMLMYFMPSELIVPGSLVLLGTDAAVAVIGIAVLGATIGQYALFKVAQRGGREYLLQKRWFAVSESKLDRFDGWFERWGPIVVPVSNTLLFTRGMLTVPAGFAEMDDRQFVALSAVGTLSFEVILAALYVYFDTLV; this comes from the coding sequence ATGCAGGCCCCGCTTCAGGTGGCGCAGATGCCCGACGAACTGCAGGCGCTGTTGCACTCCGAGTGGGCCTATCTCGTCCTCTTCGGCGTGTTCGTCCTCGAAGGCGCGATGCTGATGTACTTCATGCCGAGCGAACTCATCGTCCCCGGTTCGCTCGTCCTCCTCGGCACCGACGCTGCCGTCGCGGTCATCGGGATCGCCGTCCTCGGGGCGACTATTGGACAGTATGCCCTGTTCAAAGTCGCCCAACGCGGCGGCCGCGAGTACCTCCTCCAGAAGCGATGGTTCGCCGTCAGCGAGTCGAAACTGGACCGTTTTGACGGCTGGTTCGAACGCTGGGGTCCCATCGTCGTTCCGGTGAGCAACACCCTGCTGTTCACGCGCGGGATGCTCACCGTCCCCGCCGGATTCGCCGAGATGGACGACCGGCAGTTTGTCGCCCTCTCGGCGGTCGGCACGCTCTCGTTCGAGGTGATCCTCGCGGCGCTGTACGTCTACTTCGATACGCTGGTGTAG
- the hemB gene encoding porphobilinogen synthase: protein MNLTDRPRRLRTDGIRSLVSETNLSATDLIAPVFVDATTDERLPIESMPGHERVPVSEAVARVEEVLETGVEAVMLFGIPESKDERGSRAWAEDGVVQKATRRVTEETDAYVITDVCMCEYTSHGHCGIVEDHAESDPTLTVKNDETLALLAKTAVSHAEAGADMVAPSSMTDGMVGAIREALDESGHESVPIMSYAAKYESAFYGPFRDAADGAPAFGDRRHYQMDPANAREAIREVTLDVEQGADVLMVKPALAYLDIVRAVREEFDHPVAAYNVSGEYAMLHAAAEKGWMDLDETAFESLLAMKRAGADLILTYFAEDIADAL, encoded by the coding sequence ATGAACCTCACCGACCGCCCGCGACGCCTCCGAACCGACGGCATCCGGTCGCTCGTCAGCGAGACGAACCTCTCGGCGACGGACCTCATCGCGCCCGTCTTCGTGGACGCGACGACGGACGAACGGCTTCCCATCGAGTCGATGCCGGGGCACGAACGCGTCCCCGTCTCCGAGGCAGTCGCGCGCGTCGAGGAAGTCCTCGAAACGGGCGTCGAGGCGGTGATGCTGTTCGGCATCCCCGAATCGAAGGACGAACGCGGGTCCCGTGCGTGGGCCGAAGACGGCGTCGTGCAAAAAGCGACTCGGCGCGTGACGGAGGAGACGGACGCCTACGTCATCACCGACGTTTGCATGTGTGAGTACACGAGTCACGGTCACTGTGGAATCGTCGAGGACCACGCCGAGTCGGATCCGACGCTGACTGTGAAAAACGACGAGACGCTAGCGTTGTTGGCGAAGACGGCCGTCTCGCATGCCGAGGCGGGCGCGGACATGGTCGCACCGAGTTCAATGACCGACGGGATGGTCGGCGCAATTCGGGAAGCACTCGACGAGTCGGGACACGAGAGCGTCCCGATCATGTCCTACGCCGCGAAGTACGAGAGCGCGTTTTACGGCCCGTTCCGCGACGCCGCCGACGGCGCGCCCGCGTTCGGTGACCGGCGACACTACCAGATGGACCCCGCAAACGCCCGGGAGGCTATCCGCGAGGTGACACTCGACGTAGAACAGGGTGCGGACGTGTTGATGGTGAAACCCGCGCTGGCGTATCTCGATATCGTGCGCGCGGTACGCGAGGAGTTCGACCACCCAGTCGCCGCCTACAACGTCTCCGGCGAGTACGCGATGCTCCATGCCGCCGCCGAGAAAGGCTGGATGGACCTCGACGAGACGGCGTTCGAATCGCTGCTTGCGATGAAACGTGCGGGCGCAGACCTCATTCTCACCTACTTCGCAGAAGACATCGCGGACGCACTCTGA
- a CDS encoding ammonium transporter, whose translation MSVPLQADASTIAAGVNNVWILVVTFLIFFMQPGFALLEAGQVRAKNVGNVLMKNMTDWILGTLIYFVVGAAIATIVGGLTSPGPFSISAAFAYVNDPTAWIGWLFGAVFAMTAATIVSGAVAERMEFNAYVLFTVLMTAIIYPVVVGFTWGGGLLSSGGFLGNVLGAGYLDFAGATVVHMCGGVAGLVAAKMVGARKGRYDANGESQPIPGHSMLLAVLGTFILAFGWYGFNVGTQATILSVADDGSLTFMGAALGRVALVTTLGMGAGGAMAMLMSARYQGKPDPLWTANGLLAGLVAVTGAVPHVTWWGGALLGGLGGFLVLPAFRFTVDTLKVDDVCGVFAVHGVAGAVGTALIPVFAVGGFSASQFALQILGVLIIAAWTVTASGIVLYVLDLTVGLRVGETEEAEGLDLGEHGVSVYPEFVADGESPMADGGSSVRTDGGEFVASDGGERE comes from the coding sequence ATGAGTGTCCCGTTACAGGCCGACGCTTCAACCATCGCCGCAGGCGTCAACAACGTGTGGATATTGGTCGTGACGTTCCTCATCTTCTTCATGCAACCGGGGTTCGCTCTGCTGGAGGCAGGGCAGGTTCGCGCGAAGAACGTCGGCAACGTCCTGATGAAGAACATGACCGACTGGATCCTCGGAACGCTCATCTACTTCGTCGTCGGCGCGGCGATAGCGACGATTGTCGGTGGGCTGACCTCCCCGGGACCGTTCAGTATCTCGGCGGCGTTCGCGTACGTTAACGATCCGACGGCGTGGATCGGCTGGCTGTTCGGTGCCGTGTTCGCTATGACGGCCGCGACCATCGTCTCCGGGGCCGTCGCAGAGCGCATGGAGTTCAACGCGTACGTGCTGTTTACGGTGCTGATGACGGCGATCATCTACCCCGTCGTCGTCGGCTTCACGTGGGGCGGCGGCCTGCTGTCCTCGGGCGGATTCCTCGGAAACGTTCTCGGAGCGGGCTACCTCGACTTCGCCGGTGCGACGGTCGTCCACATGTGCGGCGGCGTGGCTGGTCTCGTCGCCGCGAAGATGGTCGGCGCACGGAAGGGTCGCTACGATGCGAACGGCGAAAGCCAACCCATCCCCGGCCACTCGATGCTACTTGCCGTCCTCGGGACGTTCATCCTCGCGTTCGGGTGGTACGGCTTCAACGTCGGCACGCAGGCAACCATCCTCTCGGTTGCTGACGACGGCAGTCTGACGTTCATGGGCGCGGCGCTCGGCCGCGTCGCCCTCGTTACCACCCTCGGCATGGGCGCTGGCGGGGCGATGGCGATGCTCATGTCGGCGCGCTACCAAGGCAAGCCCGACCCGCTCTGGACCGCGAACGGTCTACTCGCGGGGCTTGTGGCCGTGACGGGCGCTGTTCCGCACGTCACGTGGTGGGGCGGTGCGCTCCTCGGCGGCCTCGGCGGCTTCCTCGTCCTCCCCGCGTTCCGCTTTACCGTGGATACGCTGAAAGTGGACGACGTGTGCGGCGTCTTCGCAGTTCACGGCGTCGCCGGAGCGGTGGGAACGGCACTCATTCCCGTCTTCGCCGTCGGTGGATTCTCGGCCAGCCAGTTTGCCCTACAGATTCTCGGCGTCCTCATCATCGCCGCGTGGACCGTCACAGCGTCGGGCATCGTCCTCTACGTCCTCGACCTAACGGTCGGACTGCGTGTCGGCGAAACCGAAGAGGCCGAAGGACTGGACCTCGGCGAACACGGCGTCTCGGTGTATCCGGAGTTCGTCGCCGACGGCGAGAGTCCGATGGCCGACGGCGGGTCGTCGGTTCGGACCGACGGCGGCGAGTTCGTCGCCTCCGACGGGGGTGAACGCGAATGA
- a CDS encoding P-II family nitrogen regulator, translated as MSENDGIKMVMAIIRPDKLADVKRALAEVGAPSLTVTNVSGRGSQPAKKGQWRGEEYTVDLHQKVKIECIVADIPADDVVDAIREAAHTGDPGDGKVFVLPVESAVQVRTGKTGRDAV; from the coding sequence ATGAGCGAGAACGACGGCATCAAGATGGTGATGGCGATCATCCGTCCGGACAAACTCGCGGATGTAAAACGCGCGCTGGCGGAAGTCGGCGCGCCGTCACTGACGGTCACGAACGTCTCCGGCCGCGGATCCCAACCCGCAAAGAAAGGCCAGTGGCGCGGCGAGGAGTACACGGTTGATCTCCACCAGAAAGTGAAAATCGAGTGTATCGTCGCAGACATCCCCGCTGACGACGTGGTCGATGCCATCCGTGAGGCAGCGCACACGGGAGACCCCGGCGACGGCAAAGTGTTCGTCCTCCCCGTCGAGAGCGCCGTCCAAGTTCGAACTGGGAAAACGGGACGCGACGCGGTGTGA
- a CDS encoding CPBP family intramembrane glutamic endopeptidase translates to MELTPVTAVGLVVALVGFELLHRLRKRFGWTGGTLSDHAWKWVIPVLVVLVVLAEGKSFDSIGWHVESTLLLVWQTAVGLAVMLGSNLLLAPLWARVGDGGESLAKGIGSFASLSMPERLFVAATAGVTEEIPYHGYAVERLAALTGSLPFAGIISFLAFTLGHLGETWDRQAVLRIAQPALVTTLLYLWFRSLPALIAIHALNDAVGLLVADRYAPAEEEEEEETPHVVRWLEGEQ, encoded by the coding sequence GTGGAACTGACGCCGGTCACCGCAGTCGGGCTCGTGGTCGCACTCGTCGGCTTCGAGTTGCTACACCGACTGCGTAAGCGGTTCGGATGGACCGGCGGGACGCTGTCGGACCACGCGTGGAAGTGGGTTATCCCCGTTCTCGTCGTCCTCGTCGTTCTCGCCGAAGGGAAATCGTTCGACTCTATCGGATGGCACGTCGAATCAACGCTTCTTCTCGTCTGGCAGACGGCAGTCGGTCTCGCGGTGATGCTCGGATCGAATCTGCTCCTCGCACCGCTGTGGGCGCGCGTCGGTGACGGTGGCGAGAGTCTCGCCAAGGGGATCGGTTCGTTTGCGTCGCTCTCGATGCCCGAACGCCTATTCGTCGCGGCGACCGCGGGCGTCACAGAGGAGATCCCGTATCACGGGTACGCCGTCGAACGACTCGCCGCTCTTACCGGGAGTCTCCCCTTCGCGGGCATCATCTCGTTTCTCGCGTTCACGCTCGGCCATCTCGGAGAGACGTGGGACCGGCAGGCTGTCCTCCGAATCGCCCAGCCCGCGCTCGTCACCACGTTACTCTACCTGTGGTTCCGGTCGCTTCCGGCACTCATCGCCATCCACGCGCTGAACGACGCCGTCGGGTTGCTTGTGGCCGACCGCTACGCGCCAGCCGAGGAGGAAGAAGAAGAGGAGACACCGCACGTCGTTCGTTGGCTTGAGGGCGAACAGTAG
- the hemL gene encoding glutamate-1-semialdehyde 2,1-aminomutase produces MNHDESRALYDRALSVMPGGVNSSVRATQPYPFFIERGDGAHVVDADGNRYLDYVLGYGPLLYGHDMPEPVRAAVQSHASEGPMYGAPTEVEVKHAEFVSRHVPSVEMIRFVNSGTEATVSAVRLARAYTGRDKIVIMQGGYHGAQESTLVEGEPGDVHPSTRGIPESFAEHTIPVPFNDFEAVRDVFETHGDDIAAVLTEPILGNKGIVMPVDGYLEHLRNLTEDHDALLVFDEVITGFRVGGLQCAQGKFGITPDVTTFGKIIGGGFPVGAIGGKSEIIEQFTPSGNVFQSGTFSGHPVTIAAGYEYLKYAAENDVYDHVNRLGEKLRRGITDIVEDQAPNYTVVGTDSMFKTVFTREGPADLDGCCPAGCKQRESCPRYDYCPKNGADVAKADTERWKRIFWQEMKEQGVFLTVNQFESQFVSYAHTDEDIEETLEAYKEAL; encoded by the coding sequence ATGAATCACGACGAGTCCCGCGCGTTGTACGACCGTGCCCTGTCGGTCATGCCCGGCGGTGTGAACTCCTCCGTGCGCGCGACGCAACCGTACCCGTTCTTCATCGAACGCGGCGACGGCGCACACGTCGTCGATGCAGACGGGAACCGCTATCTCGACTACGTACTGGGATACGGACCGCTCTTGTACGGTCACGATATGCCCGAACCGGTTCGCGCCGCAGTCCAATCGCACGCCTCTGAGGGACCGATGTACGGCGCGCCAACCGAAGTCGAGGTCAAACACGCCGAATTCGTCTCCCGGCACGTCCCCTCGGTCGAGATGATTCGCTTCGTCAACTCCGGCACCGAGGCCACCGTTTCGGCGGTCCGCCTCGCCCGTGCGTACACCGGACGCGACAAGATCGTGATCATGCAGGGCGGCTACCACGGTGCGCAGGAGTCTACACTGGTCGAAGGCGAACCCGGCGACGTACACCCGAGTACGCGCGGCATTCCCGAGTCGTTCGCAGAACACACGATTCCGGTGCCGTTCAACGACTTCGAGGCCGTCCGAGACGTGTTCGAGACGCACGGTGACGACATCGCCGCCGTTCTCACTGAACCGATCCTCGGCAACAAGGGCATCGTGATGCCCGTTGATGGCTACCTCGAACACCTCCGCAACCTGACCGAGGATCACGATGCACTCCTCGTCTTCGACGAGGTCATCACTGGCTTCCGCGTCGGCGGCCTCCAGTGTGCTCAAGGGAAGTTCGGAATTACCCCCGACGTGACGACGTTCGGGAAGATCATCGGTGGCGGCTTCCCCGTCGGCGCAATCGGCGGCAAGTCTGAGATTATCGAACAGTTCACGCCGTCCGGAAACGTGTTCCAGTCAGGGACGTTCTCCGGACACCCGGTGACGATAGCCGCGGGCTACGAGTATCTGAAGTACGCGGCCGAAAACGACGTGTACGACCACGTCAACCGACTCGGTGAGAAACTCCGCCGCGGAATCACGGATATCGTGGAGGACCAAGCACCCAACTACACCGTCGTCGGGACCGACTCGATGTTCAAGACCGTCTTCACGCGCGAGGGGCCGGCGGACCTCGACGGATGTTGCCCTGCCGGGTGCAAACAGCGTGAATCTTGCCCGCGATACGATTACTGCCCGAAGAACGGTGCGGATGTCGCCAAAGCGGACACGGAACGCTGGAAACGTATCTTCTGGCAGGAGATGAAAGAGCAGGGCGTCTTCCTCACTGTCAACCAGTTCGAATCACAGTTCGTCTCCTACGCGCACACCGACGAGGACATCGAAGAGACGCTGGAAGCGTACAAAGAAGCGCTCTGA
- a CDS encoding outer membrane protein assembly factor BamB family protein, whose translation MRPPRLTRRRLLAASGLFFAAGAAFDPSVAATPESDAALDLDAWPMPGRNPARTGFDPDGIAPRGDFSLAWETSVPDVAYGHRSLTVADGAVYVAADNSLLAVERDTGDVRWRFPGKTQRPWRRRVSFSASPVAFSGGVLIPGRVDTFGFGSNDGQIGWSHDSSPGDSLFCRVGNTVYWQGTDGTRVVDIETGLERERSPLSTKVEPFAFRNGLLVGRGDSPDKLVAVNAQTGRLQWSVTLGVAHPSHLTPCIGTDAVFYGSGPLYAVSLADGDVSWKGDIGTYQASIHPVTDGERVYAVAEDEEAETTFAVALDTETGDRVWRRETPLDPLCTPAVVGETLYAATPAGFVVLDATNGEVLARFDAASGRGRARSPAVVDGTVYVGLDETLYAVEGSE comes from the coding sequence GTGCGCCCTCCCCGCCTCACCCGCCGCCGACTGCTCGCAGCGAGCGGCCTTTTCTTCGCTGCTGGCGCCGCTTTTGATCCGTCGGTGGCCGCGACCCCCGAGTCTGACGCCGCTTTGGATTTAGACGCGTGGCCGATGCCCGGCCGCAATCCCGCGCGAACCGGATTCGACCCGGATGGAATCGCCCCCCGCGGCGACTTTTCGCTCGCGTGGGAAACGTCGGTCCCCGACGTTGCTTACGGCCACCGATCACTGACCGTTGCAGACGGTGCTGTCTACGTCGCCGCCGACAACTCGCTTCTCGCCGTCGAACGCGACACCGGTGACGTTCGATGGCGATTCCCGGGCAAAACACAGCGGCCGTGGCGACGACGCGTCTCCTTTTCTGCATCGCCCGTCGCGTTCAGTGGTGGCGTCCTCATTCCCGGACGCGTGGATACGTTCGGATTCGGCTCGAACGACGGGCAAATCGGCTGGTCACACGATTCCTCTCCGGGCGACAGTCTGTTTTGCCGCGTCGGAAACACCGTATACTGGCAGGGAACCGACGGCACCCGAGTCGTCGATATCGAGACCGGACTCGAACGTGAGCGGTCCCCGCTTTCGACCAAAGTCGAACCGTTTGCGTTCCGCAATGGACTTCTCGTCGGTCGCGGCGACAGCCCGGACAAACTGGTCGCCGTAAACGCACAGACCGGACGGCTCCAGTGGTCGGTGACGCTCGGCGTCGCTCACCCGAGCCACCTCACGCCGTGCATCGGCACGGACGCGGTATTCTACGGGAGCGGGCCGCTGTACGCTGTCTCCCTCGCCGACGGCGACGTTAGCTGGAAGGGAGACATCGGAACGTACCAAGCCAGTATTCACCCGGTCACCGACGGAGAACGTGTCTACGCGGTCGCAGAAGACGAAGAGGCGGAGACGACGTTCGCTGTCGCACTCGACACCGAGACGGGCGACCGCGTCTGGCGGCGAGAAACACCGCTCGACCCGTTGTGCACCCCCGCTGTCGTCGGTGAGACGCTGTACGCCGCCACGCCGGCCGGATTCGTCGTTCTCGACGCGACCAACGGTGAGGTACTTGCACGGTTCGACGCGGCGAGTGGTCGCGGCCGTGCCCGGTCGCCGGCCGTCGTGGACGGCACCGTTTACGTTGGGTTGGACGAGACGCTGTACGCCGTGGAGGGGTCGGAATGA
- the hemC gene encoding hydroxymethylbilane synthase: MKRGTLRLATRGSDLALRQTASVRDTLADRRFDVELVEVETRGDQIRDELLHRLGKTGAFVRALDERVLDEEVDAAVHSMKDMPTEHPRDLVVAGVPERAPANDVLLTPDGTAFENLPAGSVVGTSSLRRKAQILSARPDLEVEPLRGNVDTRVEKLLAPTLQREHEARVDDDSDKKANSAEASASGEEYETDFDRTIEEWFDDLSEIERRSLERDVETEYDAIVLAEAGLKRSGLLHRVEYDRLPPTEFVPAPGQGAIAVTARRDHENLDRIQDALDDPRTRVTTTVERTVLAELGGGCIAPIGVHAKLQGEHVHVTARVLSTDGEEEVSASRNLPVHNHANAAAEFAESLASQGAADLISEARDDARDEEDEK; encoded by the coding sequence ATGAAACGCGGGACGCTCCGACTGGCGACGCGAGGGTCAGACCTCGCACTCCGACAGACGGCGAGTGTGCGCGACACCCTCGCTGACCGTCGGTTCGACGTCGAACTCGTGGAGGTGGAGACGCGCGGCGACCAGATACGCGACGAACTCCTCCACAGACTGGGAAAGACCGGCGCGTTCGTCCGCGCACTTGACGAACGTGTACTCGACGAAGAGGTGGACGCCGCCGTCCACTCGATGAAGGATATGCCGACAGAACACCCCAGAGACCTCGTTGTTGCGGGCGTCCCCGAACGCGCCCCGGCGAACGATGTCCTGCTCACGCCTGACGGGACGGCGTTTGAGAACCTGCCCGCGGGGTCCGTCGTCGGCACGTCGTCACTTCGACGGAAGGCACAGATACTCTCTGCGCGTCCCGACCTGGAGGTCGAACCCCTCCGAGGGAACGTCGATACGCGCGTGGAGAAGTTGCTCGCACCGACGCTGCAGCGCGAACACGAAGCCCGCGTCGATGACGACAGCGACAAGAAAGCGAACTCGGCCGAGGCGTCTGCCTCCGGCGAGGAGTACGAGACGGATTTCGACCGCACCATCGAGGAGTGGTTCGATGACCTAAGCGAGATAGAGCGTCGCTCGCTCGAACGCGACGTGGAAACGGAGTACGACGCCATCGTCCTCGCGGAAGCGGGCCTCAAACGGTCCGGTCTCCTCCACCGCGTCGAGTACGACCGCCTCCCGCCGACGGAGTTCGTCCCCGCGCCCGGACAGGGAGCCATCGCTGTCACCGCCCGACGCGACCACGAGAACTTAGACCGAATACAGGATGCACTCGACGACCCGCGGACGCGAGTGACGACCACCGTCGAACGAACTGTCCTCGCGGAACTCGGCGGCGGGTGCATCGCCCCCATCGGCGTCCACGCGAAGTTGCAGGGTGAACACGTCCACGTCACGGCACGTGTGCTCTCCACCGACGGTGAAGAGGAGGTCTCGGCCAGTCGGAATCTCCCCGTCCACAACCACGCGAACGCGGCCGCCGAGTTCGCAGAATCGCTCGCCTCACAGGGTGCCGCAGACCTCATCAGTGAGGCACGCGATGACGCCCGAGACGAGGAAGACGAGAAGTGA